Proteins from a genomic interval of Schistosoma mansoni strain Puerto Rico chromosome 2, complete genome:
- a CDS encoding putative fibrillarin — MKPESGGGFRGGRGRGGQRHSFGGEKSVGDDSRGGGRGGRFSERGGFRGGRGGDFGGRGRGRGDFGGRGRGGFNRGTPRGRGGRGGMRGGKKVLIEPHRHEGIFVAKGKEDCLVTKNVVVGESVYGEKRISVEDDAGGKIEYRVWNPFRSKLAAGIVNGLDQIHIKPGSRVLYLGAASGTTVSHVSDVVGADGVVYAVEFSHRSGRDLLNVAKHRTNVVPIIEDARHPHKYRMLVGMVDCIFADVAQPDQSRIVGVNAEYYLKNGGHAVISIKASCIDSVAAPEVVFAKEVDTLRKLQFTPREQVTLEPFERGHAMVTAQYRAPKKVKTEQ; from the exons ATGAAACCAG AATCAGGCGGAGGTTTTAGAGGCGGACGCGGTAGAGGTGGTCAGAGGCATAGTTTCGGTGGTGAGAAAAGCGTTGGTGATGACAGCCGAGGTGGAGGCAGAGGTGGGCGTTTTAGCGAGAGAGGCGGGTTTAGAGGTGGCCGTGGAGGCGATTTCGGTGGACGTGGTAGAGGACGAGGCGACTTTGGTGGTCGAGGTCGTGGGGGGTTCAACAGAGGAACACCACGAGGGAGGGGTGGACGTGGAGGAATGAGAGGAGGAAAAAAAGTACTGATAGAACCCCATAGACATGAAGGTATTTTTGTTGCCAAAGGCAAAGAAGACTGCTTGGTAACGAAAAATGTTGTCGTCGGCGAGTCTGTGTATGGTGAGAAGCGAATCAGTGTTGAGGATGATGCGGGTGGTAAAATTGAATACAGAGTGTGGAATCCCTTCCGATCGAAATTGGCAGCAGGCATAGTCAATGGGCTTGATCAAATCCATATCAAACCAGGGAGTCGTGTTTTGTATTTGGGAGCAGCTAGCGGAACCACTGTATCCCATGTTTCTGATGTAGTCGGTGCAGATGGCGTAGTTTATGCTGTAGAATTCTCGCATCGTTCGGGACGTGATCTTCTGAATGTGGCTAAGCATCGAACAAATGTGGTCCCAATAATAGAAGATGCAAGACATCCTCACAAATACAGGATGCTTGTTG GTATGGTGGACTGTATATTTGCTGATGTCGCTCAACCTGATCAGTCTAGAATAGTAGGGGTCAACGCCGAATACTACTTGAAAAACGGAGGTCACGCCGTTATATCCATCAAAGCTTCATGTATTGACTCGGTTGCTGCTCCTGAGGTTGTGTTTGCAAAGGAAGTCGATACACTACGAAAACTACAATTTACCCCACgcgaacaggttactcttgaaCCATTCGAACGTGGTCACGCGATGGTAACTGCTCAGTATCG AGCACCAAAAAAAGTTAAGACTGAGCAGTAA
- a CDS encoding putative fibrillarin translates to MKPESGGGFRGGRGRGGQRHSFGGEKSVGDDSRGGGRGGRFSERGGFRGGRGGDFGGRGRGRGDFGGRGRGGFNRGTPRGRGGRGGMRGGKKVLIEPHRHEGIFVAKGKEDCLVTKNVVVGESVYGEKRISVEDDAGGKIEYRVWNPFRSKLAAGIVNGLDQIHIKPGSRVLYLGAASGTTVSHVSDVVGADGVVYAVEFSHRSGRDLLNVAKHRTNVVPIIEDARHPHKYRMLVGMHKLNFNMS, encoded by the exons ATGAAACCAG AATCAGGCGGAGGTTTTAGAGGCGGACGCGGTAGAGGTGGTCAGAGGCATAGTTTCGGTGGTGAGAAAAGCGTTGGTGATGACAGCCGAGGTGGAGGCAGAGGTGGGCGTTTTAGCGAGAGAGGCGGGTTTAGAGGTGGCCGTGGAGGCGATTTCGGTGGACGTGGTAGAGGACGAGGCGACTTTGGTGGTCGAGGTCGTGGGGGGTTCAACAGAGGAACACCACGAGGGAGGGGTGGACGTGGAGGAATGAGAGGAGGAAAAAAAGTACTGATAGAACCCCATAGACATGAAGGTATTTTTGTTGCCAAAGGCAAAGAAGACTGCTTGGTAACGAAAAATGTTGTCGTCGGCGAGTCTGTGTATGGTGAGAAGCGAATCAGTGTTGAGGATGATGCGGGTGGTAAAATTGAATACAGAGTGTGGAATCCCTTCCGATCGAAATTGGCAGCAGGCATAGTCAATGGGCTTGATCAAATCCATATCAAACCAGGGAGTCGTGTTTTGTATTTGGGAGCAGCTAGCGGAACCACTGTATCCCATGTTTCTGATGTAGTCGGTGCAGATGGCGTAGTTTATGCTGTAGAATTCTCGCATCGTTCGGGACGTGATCTTCTGAATGTGGCTAAGCATCGAACAAATGTGGTCCCAATAATAGAAGATGCAAGACATCCTCACAAATACAGGATGCTTGTTGGTATGCacaaattaaattttaatatgTCTTAG
- a CDS encoding cytidine deaminase, whose protein sequence is MDKSVELSEVLVYNPKNVPRGAKQLNPYEALALRLRIINSWNKPLEVLPLKFGKEAVTMATFFSSLLVTYRSRSFFNLFTRFGLALSFVPCVLLPTGVAHHCFTRFVFNPILVGPSNSMLYPDCSICLQIREALIMNTCGLVLPLGFGFLSSAASALMTRSYPVPDLLDAKRMWRMFKLYSTSFRTVGTCLFLGQTIFGTALINVNIGGCKNCLSSLHHLLEKYADIKEYTISSEKNLISIHPVHVKRVTSLLKFVGLDMKDVDNHLSVYSKDSKTESNDDIYFLPELDDNSQITSRRSKRKRLDSHHPTMKQNDHCIIASELVAILPHEVECCRPHLVPGWCVAVYSGHHLSKINQYLQSSVPLPGELSHIKRIDSCRSYENKSTYVFLQIAKPSYTWLDANETLDSMVQLLQLNSSDHQIISTSPTPCWIPLRAPITRKHQLLYSFSNESQEKRFSSFRNSLNKPIILGWPSTLRACPELEELVNVGRSLSLSCFSELELKKHSLWLERVSTLSKQAQELKNIHPQSCAGVGGPACAVIIVDPESNIALTESTTPTTTSDISWLDHAALLAVSAVAKLKGNTGNQYSDSYLCTGFDAYFSLEPCLMCGMALLHNRIRRVFCCQKLAGDGAFTNASRLHVQEQLNHRFRVFSPP, encoded by the exons ATGGACAAGTCAGTTGAACTTTCTGAAGTTCTCGTTTATAACCCTAAAAATGTACCTCGTGGTGCCAAACAGTTAAACCCTTATGAAGCACTTGCTTTGCGTCTTCGAATAATCAATTCATGGAACAAACCTCTGGAAGTGTTACCTCTTAAGTTCGGAAAAGAAGCAGTAACAATGGCTACCTTTTTCTCAAGTTTACTTGTAACCTATCGCTCAAGATCGTTTTTCAATCTGTTTACTAGATTTGGACTTGCTTTGTCTTTTGTTCCATGCGTACTTCTTCCTACTGGCGTAGCACATCACTGTTTTACCCGTTTCGTTTTTAATCCGATTCTTGTTGGACCCTCTAATTCAATGTTGTATCCTGATTGCAGTATTTGCTTACAAATACGTGAAGCTCTAATAATG AATACGTGTGGATTGGTCCTACCCTTAGGCTTTGGCTTTCTTTCTTCCGCAGCCTCTGCACTTATGACACGATCTTACCCTGTACCTGATCTGCTTGATGCCAAACGTATGTGGAGAATGTTCAAGCTCTATAGTACCTCGTTTCGAACCGTTGGCACGTGTTTGTTTTTGGGTCAGACAATATTTGGAACAGCATTG ATAAATGTGAACATTGGTGGCTGCAAAAATTGCCTGTCCTCTCTTCATCACTTGCTTGAAAAGTATGCTG ATATAAAGGAATATACAATTAGTTCTGAGAAGAATCTCATATCAATACACCCAGTTCATGTAAAACGGGTGACCAGTCTTTTAAAATTTGTTGGATTGGATATGAAAGATGTCGATAATCATTTATCCGTTTACAGTAAGGACAGTAAAACTGAGTCAAACGATGACATCTACTTCTTACCGGAGTTAGATGATAACTCACAG ATCACTTCTAGGAGATCTAAACGCAAACGACTTGATAGTCATCATCCTACTATGAAACAAAACGACCACTGCATTATTGCGTCCGAATTAGTAGCAATACTTCCTCATGAAGTTGAATGTTGTCGACCACATTTAGTACCAGGTTGGTGTGTTGCAGTTTACTCAGGACATCATCTTAGTAAAATAAATCAGTATTTACAGTCATCTGTTCCACTCCCTGGGGAGCTCAGTCATATTAAACGAATAGACAGTTGCCGatcatatgaaaataaatcaacttATGTCTTTTTGCAGATAGCCAAACCAAG CTATACATGGCTAGATGCCAATGAAACATTAGATTCTATGGTCCAATTACTTCAATTAAATTCATCCGATCACCAAATTATTAGCACATCCCCAACACCCTGCTGGATACCACTTCGTGCTCCAATAACTCGTAAGCATCAGCTCCTTTACTCATTTTCGAATGAATCACAAGAGAAAAGATTTTCATCGTTCAGAAATTCACTTAATAAACCAATTATTTTAGGTTGGCCATCCACTTTACGGGCCTGTCCCGAACTCGAGGAACTAGTGAACGTTGGACGGAGCTTGTCGTTGTCATGTTTTTCAGAATTAGAGCTAAAAAA ACATTCATTATGGCTCGAACGTGTTTCCACCTTGTCGAAACAAGCACAAGAACTAAAAAATATACATCCACAATCATGTGCAGGCGTTGGTGGTCCGGCTTGTGCAGTTATCATAGTCGATCCAGAATCGAATATTGCATTAACAGAGTCAACTACACCTACGACAACATCAGATATATCTTGGTTAGATCATGCAGCATTACTTGCTGTGTCAGCTGTTGCTAAATTAAAAGGGAATACAGGAAATCAGTACTCTGATTCTTACTTGTGTACAGGTTTCGATGCATACTTTTCACTTGAACCATGTCTAATGTGTGGTATGGCTCTGCTTCATAATCGCATTCGGCGAGTTTTTTGCTGCCAAAAGCTTGCGGGCGACGGTGCATTTACCAATGCAAGTCGTCTTCACGTTCAGGAACAATTAAATCATCGTTTCCGAGTATTTAGTCCGCCATAG